In Deinococcus irradiatisoli, the genomic stretch CTTGCTGACGCTGCTGTTCGGCCCCGCCGTGCAGCGCCAATTCCACGTGCGCTACTGGGACGGCACCCTGGAAGGCCCGCCCCGGCCTACGCCCGCCACGCTGGTGCTCAAGGTGCCCCAGGCGCTGCGGCGGATGCTGCTGCCGCCCTCGGACCTGGCCCTCGGTGAGGCCTACATCTTCGGCGATTTCGATGTCGAGGGCAATCTGGAGCACCTGCTGGCGCAGGCGGTCTCGCTCGGCGACAAACTGCTCAACCCGCTCGTCGCCGCCCAAGTGTTCGCGCTGCTGCTGGGCCTGCCCGGCGAGCCCCGCCCCGCGCCGCGCCCGGCCTTCGAGAGCAGGAACCCGGCACATACCAAGGACCGCGATGCGAGCGCCATCCGCTACCACTACGACGTGGGCAACGACTTCTACGCCACCTGGCTCGACGAAAAGATGGTGTATTCCTGCGCCTATTTCGCCACCGGAGAGGAAACGCTCGAAGAAGCCCAGACCATCAAGCTCGACCGGATCTGCCGCAAGTTGCGCCTCAAGGAAGGCGAGCATCTGCTCGATATCGGCTGCGGCTGGGGCGGGCTGGCGATCTACGCTGCCAAAAACTACGGCGTGCGGGTCACCGGCATTACCCTCAGCCCAGCGCAGGCCGAGGTGGCGCGGGCGCGGGCCGAGGCGGCCGGCGTCGGCGACAAGGTCAGCATCGAGATTCGCGATTACCGCGACCTGGAGCCGACCACCCGCTACGACAAGGTGGCGAGCGTGGGCATGTTCGAGCACGTCGGCCTGGCCAAAATGCCGCAGTATTTCGCCCAGATCTACCGCCTGCTCAAGCCCGGCGGTCTGGTGCTCAATCACGGCATCGTCAAGGAGATCACCCCGGCCTTCGTGCACTGGGGCTTCGGTTTGCTGGAGCGCTACCTCAACAGCCGTTCGTTCATCCAGAACTACGTGTTTCCCGACGGCGAACTGAGCCGCCTGAGCGAAGTGAACCTGCGCGCCGAGCACGCCGGCTTCGAGATTCGCGACGCCGAGAACATGCGCGAGCACTACGCCCTGACCCTGCGCGAGTGGGTCCGGCGGCTCGAAACCCACCACCAGGAGCTGCTGGATCGCGGTCTGGTCGATGAAGTCACTTACCGCATCTGGCGCCTGTACATGTCCGGCAGCGCCCAGTCGTTCGCCGCCGGGCGCATCGGGGTGGTGCAGACGCTGCTCGCCAAGCCCTGGCCGGGCGGTGAGGCCGGGTTGCCGCTAAATCGCCGCGACATCGAGCTGGAGCGGGCCTAGTCAGGTTCTGACTCCAGCATCTTGCGCCAGCTCTCCGGGTCTTCGCCGACCGCCAGGACCTTGCCGCCGCGCACCAGCGGCAGCTTGAGGGCGGCGGGAAACTCGGCCAGCTTGCTCAGAAAGCCCTCTTCCGATAAGCGCAGGTACGGCAGGCCCGATTCCTCGTAGGCCTTGCCGGCCTTGTCGAGCACGCCGTCGGGACCGAACTTCTGCTGAAAGCGGGCCAGTTCGCCTTTGCTGATCGGCTTGCTGGCCAGGTCCACGAAATGCACCTTGACGCGCCGCTCCTTGAAAAAACGCTCGGCGGCGCGGGTGGCCGCCGATTTCTTGAGACCGAACATCTGCACCGTGACTTCAGGCATGCCCCGAGTGTAGGGCGGGGGCCGCCGCAGAGAAAGCAGAGAGCACTACCGCACTGTGCCGTCCAGCGCCGCGAGTTTGGCGCCGTCGGGGCTGCCCAGGCCGGTGCAGGCGTCCCAGCCCTGGCCGGCGGCGTAGGCGCCGTTGTTGCCGTCCACGATGTCGCGCACCGGGGTATTCAGGTACAGCAGAGGGTTGAGAAACCCCAGCGGGCGGCCCAGCCGGGCGTTCAGCCGCGCCACCAGCCCGGCCCACAGCGGCGACACGGCGCTGGTGCCGCCGATGACCATGTTCTGCCCGTCGACGCGGACCTGGTAGCCGGTGAGCGGATCGGCCACCGCCGAGATGTCCGGCACGCCGCGCCCGACCGGGTGGCCGGGATTGACCGAGGGCGGCACCCCGGCGCCCTGCTGGTAGTCGGGCAGGCCGAACACCTCGCTTACCCCGCCCCCGGTGGCGCCGTGCCCCGGCTCGTTCCAGACCACCTCGCGGGTAATCTGCCCGGCCGCCGCTTCCAGCCGGGTGCCGCCGCAGGCCGTGGCCCAGGGACTCGATGCCGGAAAGTCGGCGTGGGCCAGCCCGTCGCCCACCCGGTCGCCGGAGCCGTCGTCGCCGGCCGCGCACAGCACCGTGACGCCCAGCATGGCCGCTTCCTGAAAAGCGCTGTTCATCGCCTGCATCGCCTGCAGGGTCCACTGCGGTTCGGCCGCGCCCCAGCTGATCGACACGATGCTGGGTTTGCGCCGGGCGTCGTGCACGGCGGTGGTGAGGGCGTTGAGAAACCCGGCGTCGGTGTTGGGCGCGAAATACACCGCGATGTGCGCGCCGGGCGCGATGGCCCCCGCCACCTCGATGTCGAGCATCACCTCGCCGTCGGCGCTGCCGGGGTCGTGGCTGGGCGCGTTGCGGCCGCCGTCCACGCTCACGGCCGTGACCCGGGGCGTGGGCAGGCCCAGACCGGCGAAGTAGGCCTTGAGGTCGGCCTTGCGGTAACCGCCGCCGAGTTCGAGGATGGCGATGGTCTGCCCGGCCCCGTCGCCAGCCGGAAAGCCGTAGAGTTCGGCGAGTTCGGGCGGCGTGAAACTGCTGCTGGCGGCGTGTGGAAAGGCCACGCCCGGCTGGCCCACCGGCGCGGCCAGCCGAAACTGCGGATGCGCCTGCGGGCGGTTGTCGAGGCCGAACACGCCCTCCACCACGCCCTGAAGCTCCGGCGGCAGGTTCACCGGGCCGCTGCGCCCCCGGAACGTCACGCTGCCGGCGCCGTACAGGGTCAGCGACACGCCGAACGCGCCCTGAAGTTGCGCCGCCGTGCCGCGCAGAATGACGCTGCGGCGGGCGGCGCTGACTTCCACCACGCTCAGTTCGTGGTCATGGGCGAACTGCTCCACCCGGGCGATGTCGCTTTCCGAGGCGCCGTATTGGCGGGCAAACGCTTCGCGGCTCATCGGCGCGGCTTGCAGGCGCGGCTGCATCTGCGGTCCGCGCAGGCGCAAAGTCACGTCGAGTTCGCTTTCCGGCGGCGTCGGGCCGAGCGGCCGGGCGTTCTGGGGCAGCGTGCGGACGCTGCCGCCGAGCGGTTGTGGAGGCGGCGCAGTCTCTGTCTGATCGTCGGCCATAGGGTCCCCCCGGCAGCCCGGGCCGCCAATGACGTTCGGCCGGCCGCCGCCTCAAAGTGTAGGTCCGGTCAGATCAAAGCGGTGTCAAACAGAGCGGGAGCGCTTCAGCACGCTCCCGCCCTACCTGACTCGCCGGGCCTCAGGCGCCGTACTTTTGCAACTTCAGCGCGTTGGCCATCAGCAGCGGCATGATATCGGTGCCTTTCCTGAGGCCCAGGCTGCCCCGGAGCGCTTCGTCCTCGGTGTAGCGCTGGGCCAGGTCCTTGCGACCGTACGGGCTGCGAATCAGCAGCGGCACCGGATGCCACGAGTGGGTGGCGAGCTTGCTGGGGGTGCTGTGGTCGCCCACGATGCACAGCACGTCGGGCTCCAGCGCCAGCAGTTCGGGCAGCAGGGCGTCGAACAGCTCGACTTTCTTGACCTTGGCCTTGAAGTCGCCGTCCTCGCCGGTGGAATCGGTCTTCTTGATGTGGAAGTAAAAGAAGTCGTACTCGCCCCAGGCCTGCTTGAGCGCCTCGACCTTGCCGCTGAGGGCGTCTTCCTCGCCCTCGACCTCCAGCACGTCCATGCCGACCAGCGAGGCCAGTCCCTTGTACATCGGGTACGAAGCGATGCAGGCGGCGTTGAGCTGGTAGATGTCGTCGAAGCTGGGAAAGTGCGGCACGTCCGAGTAGCCCCGGAACAGCACGCCGTTGACCTGCGTTTCATCCTTGAGGAGGGCCTCGGCCTGCTGCACGAAGCGGTTGACCAGCTGGGCGGTGGTCTGGCTGGCCTCGTCGTGGGCCTCGGCGGTCATCGGCTGCACGCCGGTCGCCTGCGGGTCCACGTCGCTGAGGTTGGCGCCCAGCGGCGTGCCCTGCGCCCGGAACACCACCACGAAGCGGTGCTCGCTCTCGGTGTAGATTTCCACCGGAATGCCGTCGATGCTCTGGATGCCGGCCCGGAGTTTTTTCACGATCTCGGCGTTCTTCTCATCGCTGGGCCGCCCGGCGCGGCGGTCCTTGATGATCCGGTCGCCCTCCAGGGTGGCGAAGTTGCCGCGCACCGCCACGTCGCCGGCATTCAGCTTCACCCCGATGCCCACCGCGCTCAGCGCGCCCCGGCCCACCACGAACTTGATCGGGTCGTAGCCGAACAGGCTCAGGTGGCCCGGGCCGGAGCCGGGGGTGATGCCGGCGCCCACCAGTTCCACCAGGCCCAGCTGCGACTCGGCGGCCAGCGCGTCGAGGTTGGGGGTCTTGGCCGTCGCCAGTTCGGTGTCGCCGCCGAGGGCCATCGGCAGGCCGCCCACGCCGTCGAGCACGACCATCAGAATCTTCTCGTCGGTTTTCTTGGCCAGTTCACGGATGGTGTCAATCATGCCCCGAGTCTACGCCGGGCCTGTCAGGCCGGAAGGGGGGCTGTCTGAAGGGCGGGAAGGTGGGCTTCCTCGGCAATACCCCTTCAGTGCAGCAGCGTCATTCTCAGCAGGCCGTAGAGAGCCAGCACGGCGCCCAGCACCTGAATCCAGCGCTCGCCCTTGGCGTACCAGAAAGCGAGCAGGCCCAGCAGCACGAACATGGCCCCGATCAGGACGCTGGCGAGGGGGTCGCCGTAGCGGTTGGCGGCCGCGTAGAGGCCGAAGCCGATCGCCAGGCCCAGCATGCCCAGCACCGGGCGCAGGAGGTTCATGGCGCTCAGTCTAGCCGCCCTGGTGGACAATCGGCAGCGCGTCCGGTAAGCGCCACCACGTCAGGTCGAGCTGCGGCCACAAGCTCAGCGCCAGCTCCGGGCCGCCCTCCAGGGTTTCGAGCACGCGCCCCACCTCGCGCCAGACGCCGGCCCGGAACGGCTGCAGGTGTGCTTCGCCGAGCGCGTCCTCCACCCAGCCGAGCGCCGCGGCGGTGGGGCCGCTGTGCAGCTGAACCTGAACCTCCAGCGCGATCAGCTGCGCCTGCAACCCCGGATCGGCGCCGGACGGACCGCTGGAAGAAACGCGGCGCAGCAGCGCGTGGGCGCGGTTGATCTCGCCCAGCGCGGGTGCGGGCTGCTGGCCGCGCAGCAGCGCTTCGGCCTGGCTGGCCCGCGCCTGGGCCTCGGCGTAGGGGTGGTCGGTCATCGCCAGGGCACGCTCGGCGAAGGCCAGGGCCTGCAAGGGGTCCGGTTCGCACAGCGCGCGCGAGAGCAGCATGTCGAAGGTCAGCACCTGTTCGCGGTCGGCCGGGCCGGGCGGGGCCCCCAGCAAGCGGTCCAGCAACGCCCGCGCCCGCTGCAAGTCGGCATGGTCGTATTCGGAACCGCGTAGGGGGTGCAGGTAGGGGGTGCCCAGGCCGCGCGCCAGATACAGCAGCGCCGTGCGGTAGTGGGTGCGCCGTAAGCGGTAGGTCGCCTCGGCCCGCCGCAAGCCGGGTTCGGTCAGCAGCGCCAGGGCCTGCACCGCCGCCGCGCGCGCCTGGGGCCAGTCCTCCAGCGCCAGCAGCAGCGGAATGCTCTCGCTGGCGATGCGGGAGCGCAGCACCGGGTCGGCGTCCTGGGCGAGAAGCTGGGCTTCCCGGCTGCGTGCCAGCGCCGAAGGCAGCTGCCCGAGTCGCCGCAGGGCGGTGGCGCAGCGGGCCTCCACCCGGGCGCGCTCCTCAGGCGCGGCGCCTTCGAGGTTCAGGCGCTCGGCGGCGCCGTCCAGGGCCGCGTAGGCGGCGGCCACCTGCCCCAGCCGCAGGCGTAGGTCGCCTTCCTGGGCGCGGGCGCGGGCATACAGCAGCGGGGAGGTCGGCGGCACCTCGGCCAGATGGCGCAGCGCGCCGCTCCACTGTCCGGCGTCCTTGGCGATCAGGCCGCGCCACAGGTGTGCCCGGGCGCCGCCCACGTCGGTGCGCGGGTCCTGGGCGCGGGCGCTGGCGGCGGCAAAGTCGCCCTGCCAGCGCAGCAGGGCCGCCTCGATCAGCAGGGCGTCGGCCTGCGCCGCCGTGTGCCAGCTGTCCGGCGACCAGGCCGGTTCACGCCCCAGTTCGAGGTGCACTTCCGGCTGCGCCAGCTGCGCGGCGGCGGCCTCGAAGTTGCCGGCGTCCACGCTGCTCTCGGCCAGCTTGATGCGGCCCCACAGGCGCGCGCCCGCGTCCTGGGCTTCCAGCAAGCTGAACAGGGCGTCGCGGGCCTGCGGGTGGTCGTAGCGGCCCAGCTGGGCGTGGTGCGTCACCACCCAGCGGGCCACCGAGGCCTGAATCTCCGGCGGCGCCTGCTCGCGCACCCGGCGCCACACTGCGGCGGCCTGAAGCGCCTGGGCCGGGTGCCGCGAGAGCCAGCCGGTCAGGGCCGACCACTCGCCCAGTTCGCTCAGCGCCCGCAGGTGCCAGGCGGCCCATTCGGGCCGTGAGCGGGTGCGCTCGGCCAGGTTCTGCCGGGCCTGACGCAGCAGGGCCGGGTCTGGCTGCGCGGCGTCTTGCAGCAGCGCCCACGACACCGGGCGCGGCTCGGCCGGATTGACCTCGTCGATCAGGGCGCGCAGGTGCGGCGGCAAGTCTTCCAGGGAATGCCCCAGCGCCGCCTCGACGATGAAGCGGGGCGCGCTGGGGGCTCCGCCGAGCGCCACCTGCAGGGCGGCCAACACCCCGGCGGCGCCGGGATGCCCCAGCAGCCGGGCGGCGGCTAGCGGCGCTCCGCTGCCCACACTCGCCAGCAGCGCCAGCCGGTCGAGGTGCCGCCCGGTCTGCTTGACCAGCGCCTCGGCCTGGGGTTCGCTGACCGCGAGCTTGCTCATCAGGTAGCGCCGGGCCTCGCCGGGGGTCGGCGGCGTCAGCCGGATCAGCTGGGCCTGGTCTTCCTCGCTCAGGCCGCGTTCGTCTTCGAGGGCCAGCAGCACCGCCAGCCCGGCAGGCGCGCGGCGCAGCAGGTGGTCGGCGGCCCAGGCGGCCGGGCTGAGCGGCGTGCCGTCGGCCTGTCTGGGAGGCAAACCGGCGAAGTGCCCGCTGGCGGCGCGAATCAGCAGGGCGCCGCGCCCGGCCTTCAGGCAGCCGGCCAGAAAGCGCTGGGCGGCCTGGGCCTGCTGCTCGGCCTGCACCGCGAACGGCAGACTGGAACGCAGCCCGCTGGCGCCCAGCGCGGCGCTCCACTCCTCGCCGAGCAGCAGGCGCGTTACCGGCAAGCTGCTTTCCTGCTCGGCAATGGCGCGCTCCAGATGCTCGATGAGTAAGGTCTTGCCCACGCCGGCCTTGCCCGACACCAGCAGCCTGGGGGTGCGACCGGCGCGCAGGGCGTTCATAAAGCTGCGAAAAACGCGCTTCTTGCTGCGGCCCAGCAGTTCGAGGTCGGCCGGCAAGCTGGCCGGTAAGGTCAGCGGCGGCGCGCTCAGCCCCGCCTGCACGTACAGCTCGCTGAGAATGGCGTAGAGCGCCCGCTTGTCGGCGGAGGTGCCCACATCGCGGTAAATGATGTTGCGCACCGAGGCGCTGGCGGCCCCGCGCGCCCGCATGGCTTCTTCCAGCCAGCGCAGCGAACCGCGCACGCCCCACTCGCCGCGCTCGTTCGGCAGGTGCGTCCGCAGCGTCGCCAGCATCTCACGCCAATTCACGCTGATGGTGTTGTATCAGAAAGGTCTACCCGTCCGGCGCTCGGTAGGGTGTTCCTGCCTGGGGAGCAACCGGGTGGGGTGCGGGTTGGTCGGGCGCGGTGGGGTCAGGTACGCGTCAAGCTCGGTTCGCTATACTTGGTTCAGCCATTTTCCCTCAATCCTTCTCCGGCTGCTTGTCAGCCCTGCCTTTTGGAGGCCTTCACTATGCCCAAGCGCACCCTGCTGATGACCCTGACCGCCCTCCTCATTGGCGCCGCTGCCGCCGCCGATCTGCCGGACGCCCAGGCGCTCCTCGACCAAGGCAAATGGCAGGAAGCGGCCAACCTGGCCGGCAGCTTCAAAACCGCCGAAGGGTACGCGCTGGCGGCCCAGGCCTACACCCTCGGCGCGGCGCTGGTGCCGGACAACCAGAAAAAAGCCCAGTTCCAGCAGGCCCAGGCGCTCGCCAGGCAGGGCATCGCCGCCGACGCCAACAGTGCCAACGCCCACTTCGAACTGGCCCGCGCCGACGGCCGGCTGGCCCAGTACAGCGGCATCCTGCAGAGCCTGGGGCTGGCCGGCGAGGTCAAGCGCGAACTCGACACGGCGATCAAGCTCAACAAAAATCTGGCCGGCGCCTACGTGGCGCTGGGCCTGTGGCACGCCGAGCTGACCGCCAAGGGCTTTATCACCACCCAGGCCACCGGCGCGCGGCGCGATCAGATTGCGCCGAACTTCGAGAAGGCCATCGCGCTGGAGCCCAACGTCGCCAGCCACAAAATGGAGTACGCCAACGCCCTGCTGCTGCAAAACAACAAGGCGGCTGCACGTGAGCAGCTGCAGAAAATGGTCACCATTCCCGCCGTGACCTTCTGGCAAAAGCGCGATCTGGAAACGAGCAAAGCCAAACTCGCCAGCTTGAAGTAGGCCGCGAGTCCGGCGCCCAACAAGGACAAGGCCCGCGCTGCATGGCGGGCCTTGTCCTTGTGCTCTGTTCTTGTTCGTTCGCGGCGCGTTACTGCTGCGGCTGCAAGTTGAGCTGCACTTCCTTGCCTTTTTCGTACTGGCAGGCAAACGGCACCGTCTGGGAAGCGAAGCCCTCGCGGCTGAGCTTCACCTGGCTGACCATCGACCAGCCCGGCACCCGTGCCGGCAGGCTGGTGGCGCCGGCCGCCGGCTGAGGCTGCACGCCCTCGCTGACAGAGCTGACGATGTCGCGGGCATTGTAGGCCGCGTCGATCTTGGCGCCGCCGGGCTGCTTGGCAAAGGCGTCGAGCTGCTCGGTCATCTTGTCTTTGCAAAACTCGATGAACTTGTACTTGCTGATGCCGTTGGTGGCCGCGTCACTGTAAAGCGGATTGTTGCGAATGGCCAGCGCCGTCACGAAGCCGAGCAGCGCCACCGACAGGACGATGGCCAGCCAGAGCAGGCCCCGTCCCATCGAGCCGTGACGCTTGTTGCGTTGATTGGAAGTGAGTTGACTCATCGTGCCGCCCAGCATAGCGCGACCGTTCCGGGCATGCTGTTGGCCGGCGCTCCATTCACACGCCGGGCAGGTACGCCGACACCGCGCCGATCAGGTCGCGCGCAGTCAGGTCCAGGCGAATCGGGGTGACGCTGACGTACCCGTCTTCCACCGCGCCGAAATCGGTGTCGCTGGCGTACTCGGCGCGCGGTTTGCCCGACACCCAGTGGTACTCGCGGCCCTCCGGGTCGTGGCGGGTGATCAGGGTGTCCTCGTAGCGGTGATCCGAGAGCCGGGTGACGCACGCGCCCTTGATCTGCGGCGGAATGTTGACGTTGAGAAAGGTGCGCGGCGGCAGGCCGTGCTCGAGCACCTGCGCCACCAGTTTGGCGGCGTACTCGGCGCCGGGCGCGAAATCGTACTCGCCGCCGGCGCTGATCTGGCTCAGGGCGATGGCCGGCAGGCCCAGCGACACCCCCTCGATGGCCGCCGCCACCGTGCCGGAATGGGTCAGGTCGTCGCCCATGTTGGCGCCGAGGTTGATGCCGCTGACCACCATGTCGGGGCGGCCCAGCAAATTGACGCCCAGCACCACGCAGTCGGCCGGCGTGCCGTCGACCCGGTAGGCCGGAATGTCGCCGAAACCGGCCGCCGCCGTGTGCTTGAAGCGCAGCGGCCGCCGGAAGGTGATGCCGTGGCCCACGCCGCTTTGCTCCACGTCCGGCGCGACCACGTAGACCTCGGCGACGGCAGCGACGGCCAGCGCCAGCGCTTTGATGCCGGGCGAGAAGATGCCGTCGTCGTTGGCGATCAGCACGCGTTTGCGCGCAGTAGGGGAGGAAGTCATGGGCGTCAGGCTAGCGCGAAGAAGTCAGGGCGTGCCCGCGCTCAGCCCTCGTGCGCCGAGAGCGCCGCGCCGATCACGCCCGCGTCGCCGGCCAGCTGGGCGCGGCGAATCTCGACCGGGGCGAAGGCCGAGCCGTACTCCTGGGCCGCTTTGTTGACGTTCTCGAAAAAGTAGTCGCCCACCGCCGCCACCCCGCCGCCGATCACGAAGACTTCCGGGTCGAGCAGCTTCTGGATGTCGGCGATCGCCACCCCGATGTGCTTCATGGCCTGCTCGACCACCCGCCGGGCCTGCGGATTGCCGGTCTGGGCCAGCGCGAAGGCCTCGGCGGTGCTGACCTCGCGGTTGAGGGCGTAGCTGGCGTCGCGCGCGATGGCGGTGCCGCTGGCGACCGCTTCCAGGGCGCCGTCGAGGCCCGCGCCGCTGACCGGACCGCCGGGCAGCACCGTGACGTGGCCGAACTCGCCGGCCACCCCGTTGTGGCCGCGCCAGATGCGCCCGCCGATGACGATGCCGCTGCCGATGCCGGTGGAGACGGTGATGTAGACGCTGCTGCTGGTGCCGCGCGCCGCGCCCAGCCCCGCCTCGGCCAGCGCGGCGGCCTTGGCGTCGTTTTCGAGCACCACCGTCTGGCCCAGGCGCTCACGCAGCCCGGCCACCAGCGGCACGTCGGTAAAGCCGTAGATGTTCGGCGCGAACTTGACGCCCATTCGGTCGGCGGTCAGCGGCCCCGGCACGCCCACGCCCACCGCCACGGCGTCGGGGTGCTGAGCCTGAAGCAGCTGAATCTGGCTGGCGATGGCGTCGAGCACCGCCGGCCAGCCGGTTTCGGGGGTGGGCTGCACGTGGCGGTCGTGCAGCTCCTCGCCGCGCAGCACCCCGGTGGCGATCTTGGTGCCGCCCACGTCCACGCCGATGCTGACCCGCTGCGTTTGCTCTCTTTGAGGTTGCTGTGTGGTCACGTTGACTCCCAAGTCACGGCTCACGGGCGCCGGGGGGGCGGCCCGTCTCCGAAATGATCTGGGGCACAGTCTAGAGCATTTGGCAAAAATCGCTTCGGGCCGGAAAGGCGGCCCCGGCAGCCAGCCGCTAGACTGCCCGGTGCATGTCCGATCTCCTCGAGGGCTTCCAAACCGTTTTCTCCGGGCAGTATCCGGCGCTGCTCCTGAGCGGCCTGCTGCTGACCGTCTCGGTGAGCCTCTCGGCCCTGGTGGTCAGTGTGGTGATCGGCACCCTGCTGGGCCTGGCGCGCTTTTTTCGCTGGCCGCTGCTGGGCGGCGTCGGCGACGCCTACGTCACGGTGGTGCGCGGCATTCCGCTGATCGTGCTGCTGAGCGTGGTGTATTACGGCTTGCCCACCCTGGGCCTCACCCTGGCGAGTTTTCCGGCGGCGGTGCTGTCGCTGGGCCTGTACTCCTCGGCCTACACCTCCGAGATCGTGCGCGGCGGCCTGAGCAGCGTGCCCGCCGGCCAGATCGAAGCGGCCCGCAGCCTGGGCCTGCGCCGGGGCCAGGCGGTGCGGCACGTGGTGCTGCCGCAGGCCTGGCGGGTGGCGCTGCCCGCGCTGGGCAACGAACTGATCTCCTTGATTCTGGGCAGCAGTCTGGCGAGCGCCGTGACTTTGCAGGAACTGTTCGCGCAGGGGCGCTACATCACCAACGCCACCTACCGCCAGTTCGAGGTCTACGCGGTGCTGGCGGTGATTTATTTCCTGCTGACCTTTCTGCTCACCCGCGCGGTGCGCTGGCTGGAAATCCGCTTCTCGCGCGGTCAGGCGCTCCCACCCCGGCGGGTGATCTGAGAGGGCGCGCCCGCGTGAAACCTAGAATGCAGCGCAGGAGGCGACATGGCGAAGGTCTGGGAGTACCTCTTTCTCAACGGTGAATTCGCGCCGCGCGCCCATATCCTGGCTGGGCTGACCCTGGCGCAGGTCGGCGCCCGGCCGGCCGGAGCGCCCCACAGCATCTATGAGGAGCTGTGGCACACCGAGATGTGGCAGCGCATCGTTCTGGAGCGCGACGCTGCGGCCACCCGACTGTGGGAGGATGACGTGCTCTTTCCGCCTCAGGCGGCGCCCCCGGACCTGCCGAGCTGGCAGGAACTGGTCGGTGCGTTTCTGGCTTCTTCGGAACGCGCTGTCGAACTGAGCCAGGACGAGGCCTGGCTGGACACCCCGCAGGGCGCCGACAATCCAGGCTTCACCTGGAGAGATGCTTTGAGTCAGCTCGCGGTGCACAACGCCTATCACCTGGGCAGGATCGTTCTGCTGCGGCAACTGCTGGGGTGCTGGAGCCCGTTTCCCAAGCCGCCGCTTGCGGACGATGTCGACCCTTAAGCTGGGTAGATGACTGCTCCCGCGCCGCGACCTGTCCGCCCCTTTCTCGCCGGCTTTAGGGCCATCCTGCCGCTGTGGCTGGGCGTGGCGCCGTTTGCCGCCGCCTACGCGGTCACGGCCCGCGCCGCTGGGCTGAGCGTCTGGGAAACGCAGTGGATGAGCCTGAGCGTCTTTGCCGGCAGTTCCCAGCTCGCCGCCGCCGGCCTCTTCGGGCAGGCCGCCGCGCCGCTGGGCATTATCGCCACCACGGCGGTGCTCAATGTGCGCCACGTGCTCTATGGCCTGAGTCTGGCCCAGCGCCTGCCGCTCGGCTGGCCCCAGCGCCTGCTGGCCGCCCAGTTTCTCACCGACGAGGCTTACGGGGTGGCCCTCAATGCGCCGGCGCTGAGCTTCGGGTACCTGCTGGGCGCCGAACTCAGCCTGTACGCGGTCTGGAACCTCTTCACGCTGCTGGGCGCCTTGCTCGGCTCCCTGGTGCCGGACCCGCAGGCGCTGGGGGTGGGCATCATCTTTCCGCTGGCCTACCTGGGCCTGCTGATTCCGCAGCTGCGGGCCATGGGCAGCGACGGGCGCGTCGCAGCGGCGGTGGTGCTGATCTCGGCGCTGCTGGCCTGGATGTTGCCGAAGCTGCTGCCCGGCGGGCTGGTAGTGCTGCTCACCGGGGTGCTGGGCGCGCTGGCCGGCGCCTGGCTGAGCACCCGCTGGGTGGCGCGGCCATGAGTACCCTGCTGACCTTGCTGGGCATGTGGGCCGTGACCTACGCGGCCCGGCTGATCGGGCTGGGTCTGGGCGGGGTGCGGCTGCCACCCTTCTGGCTGGCCTTCCTGCGCTTTGTGCCGATCAGCGTGTTCGTGGCGCTGATCGTGCCGGGCATCAGCACCAGCCAGGACTGGCCGCAGCAGGTGCTGGCCTGCGCGGTGGGGGCCGCGCTGCTCTGGCGCACCCGGGCGCTGATCTGGGGCATCCTGGGCGGCTTCGCGGTGTACTGGTTGCTGCGGCAGATATGGTAAGTAGATGAGTCCCAGCTGAGCCGTCGGTAAACGCCCTGGAACCGGGTGGTGGCCCACAATGAAGATGTGACTGCCGCGCTCCCCGATGACTTGTCCGTGTCCTGGCGCGGTCTGGAAGCCCGTGTGCCGCTTGACGACCTGCCCGCCTTCCACCGGGCTTTCCTGAGCTGGCGCGGCGTGGCCGGGGCAGAGGAGATGCCGCTGCGCCGGGTGCAGCAGCGGGTGGAGGCCGAACTCAACAGGTGGGTGCAGTCGGGCGAGGCCGCGCGGGAAGGCGAGGACCTCCGGGTGCGCCGCGCCGCGCTGAATGGTTTCGAGGCGGCCCGTCCCTGGCTGGACGGCGCCGCACCGGGCGCGCACCCCGACTGAAATGCGCCGGCTGGTGTGGCCCACCCGCTTCGCGCCCTGGCTGGCCTTGCCGGGGCGCCCGGCTGCCTGGAGCGGAGCGCTGACCTTCCCCGGTCGGCCGAGGCTGTGGCCACCGCTGGC encodes the following:
- a CDS encoding ROK family protein translates to MTTQQPQREQTQRVSIGVDVGGTKIATGVLRGEELHDRHVQPTPETGWPAVLDAIASQIQLLQAQHPDAVAVGVGVPGPLTADRMGVKFAPNIYGFTDVPLVAGLRERLGQTVVLENDAKAAALAEAGLGAARGTSSSVYITVSTGIGSGIVIGGRIWRGHNGVAGEFGHVTVLPGGPVSGAGLDGALEAVASGTAIARDASYALNREVSTAEAFALAQTGNPQARRVVEQAMKHIGVAIADIQKLLDPEVFVIGGGVAAVGDYFFENVNKAAQEYGSAFAPVEIRRAQLAGDAGVIGAALSAHEG
- a CDS encoding amino acid ABC transporter permease, which codes for MSDLLEGFQTVFSGQYPALLLSGLLLTVSVSLSALVVSVVIGTLLGLARFFRWPLLGGVGDAYVTVVRGIPLIVLLSVVYYGLPTLGLTLASFPAAVLSLGLYSSAYTSEIVRGGLSSVPAGQIEAARSLGLRRGQAVRHVVLPQAWRVALPALGNELISLILGSSLASAVTLQELFAQGRYITNATYRQFEVYAVLAVIYFLLTFLLTRAVRWLEIRFSRGQALPPRRVI
- a CDS encoding DinB family protein — encoded protein: MAKVWEYLFLNGEFAPRAHILAGLTLAQVGARPAGAPHSIYEELWHTEMWQRIVLERDAAATRLWEDDVLFPPQAAPPDLPSWQELVGAFLASSERAVELSQDEAWLDTPQGADNPGFTWRDALSQLAVHNAYHLGRIVLLRQLLGCWSPFPKPPLADDVDP
- a CDS encoding AzlD domain-containing protein, translated to MSTLLTLLGMWAVTYAARLIGLGLGGVRLPPFWLAFLRFVPISVFVALIVPGISTSQDWPQQVLACAVGAALLWRTRALIWGILGGFAVYWLLRQIW
- a CDS encoding AzlC family ABC transporter permease; the protein is MTAPAPRPVRPFLAGFRAILPLWLGVAPFAAAYAVTARAAGLSVWETQWMSLSVFAGSSQLAAAGLFGQAAAPLGIIATTAVLNVRHVLYGLSLAQRLPLGWPQRLLAAQFLTDEAYGVALNAPALSFGYLLGAELSLYAVWNLFTLLGALLGSLVPDPQALGVGIIFPLAYLGLLIPQLRAMGSDGRVAAAVVLISALLAWMLPKLLPGGLVVLLTGVLGALAGAWLSTRWVARP